The following proteins are co-located in the Apium graveolens cultivar Ventura chromosome 5, ASM990537v1, whole genome shotgun sequence genome:
- the LOC141660963 gene encoding uncharacterized protein LOC141660963, which produces MNEFMDLLRANMNQQPLPPPPHIVQETVANAFRVFKSLKPPESLGFADPVEARAWLKEIENSFEILGVEERHKTIFASYMLKGETNYWWESKHNLENDIVIQWDRFTRLFLGKYFSRFMETRMEIKFLELKYDRMKVAEYEAKFTDLSWFVPEFLNKEEKKAQRFQLGLK; this is translated from the coding sequence atgaatgaatttatggatcTTTTAAGGGCAAATATGAACCAACAGCCCCTTCCACCACCGCCACATATTGTCCAAGAAACTGTTGCTAACGCCTTCAGGGTGTTTAAATCCCTCAAACCCCCGGAGTCTCTAGGATTTGCCGACCCTGTTGAGGCACGGGCCTGGCTTAAGGAGATAGAGAATTCCTTCGAGATATTAGGTGTTGAAGAGAGACACAAGACCATCTTCGCCTCCTATATGCTGAAGGGGGAAactaactattggtgggagtccaagcATAACCTCGAGAATGACATTGTGATCCAATGGGATAGATTCACGCGGTTGTTCTTAGGCAAGTATTTCTCTAGGTTTATGGAGACTCGGATGGAGATCAAGTTTCTAGAGCTGAAATATGATAGAATGAAGGTGgcggagtatgaggccaagtttaccgACTTGTCATGGTTTGTACCAGAATTTTTGAATAAGGAAGAGAAGAAGGCAcaaaggtttcagcttggtctgaaatag